Sequence from the Crassostrea angulata isolate pt1a10 chromosome 9, ASM2561291v2, whole genome shotgun sequence genome:
TTAGTTGAAGGATTACAGTTATTTTCACTTCCTTTTCCCCATTCAGGTGTTTCTTTTACATGTtgtaatatttgttttgatgcatttatttaattcattattaagAAACCCAGACGACTTTAATTGAACACATATTGcgaatttgaaataatttaaaaatgtcatcATTGAGTATGTCTATATCAGAGCATAAATCTTCATGTTGGCGATAGTTTGAAGAAATTAAGAAATCTATGATGTTGTTACATCTATATCTATTCGTTGTAAGAACATTTCACGATTATAAGAGACACTCGCGAACCTTGCAAAAAATCTTTAGACGGAAATACCAATAGTTAGTTTTCCCAATGTCTTGTGATGTAGTGGATGCCTCAGTTTTCCCTTTTAAGTCCTCGCTAGCATTACATTgtgggattttttttccaagagaataaaaatcaaagtactgaaagcacTGAAATGTAAAACCATGAAAAGGGTCCAACGGATAACTCTaccaaaaaaatgtacatgctCGAAATTAGATATTTATTCTAATACTGTTTGAACCTCATTGTCTTATTCAAATGTGTCTTGTTTAGTGAAACTTCTTAGGCAatgcttaaattttaaatactatttgaaaattaatgaatcaTAAATTACGTATGCAAATGGTGTAAGGTTTGAAGAAACAAATAAATCTACATTCTGCATTTATGGTTTTTGTCGCGTGTGTTTGTGAAACATTGTGTTGTGTCTAGGTTTGAAGAAAGCCCGTTAATGTAGGTAAAGGTAAAGATATGAAATAGAAAATACATTAGTAAAGACACATTTGAAGACAACGAAAACGTATTTATGTGTTTTGGAAACAAAAAACAAGGCAAGATGTTTCCTAAACTCTAGTGCAGgtaaaagataatatataatacCTTTTTGTTACAGGAGGAAGATAGAGTACGAGTTATCCAAAAATGTTGCAGTGAAGCAAGCTGTATCCAAACACGCAATGAACTGTGAAAAAAGGTACAGTTCACACTACagaataattaaacaaaattattatcaaTTAAACTTAACAAGGGCAACTGTAATCGTGATTTTACCTTTGTGTCATTTTATAAACCATTTTGAATGTATTGTTAAATGCATGTACACAAAGAGCACTAGCTATAATTTCtaatttacatctttttaaacattcTGAATTCTAATTTGATCACTACAGGAAACACCATAGCATATTTGAAACTAAAACTATTTGTGTAAAAGTATAGTATAAAATGCCTTGGTCCCTCAATCTTCTTAAAAGTTAATGCAGTATTTtctctcatattttttttaaaaattaaaaaattaaaatacagttcaGTTGGCTTGGTCCCTATTTACCTGGCCCTTCCATTAAAGAAACAGATGCTATAAGCCAACCAATGAGGATGCCAACGACAGTAGTCATATAATGCAGGGAAATTAACCTTTCGTATTTGCAATTGTCTTTACAAGCCACTGGTCATCAGAGGGTCTCTCAGATAACTGTCCCTCTGAATACAAACGAGCTACTGAGATCCGATTGCCAGGCAAGAAGTGTTACATCGTGCGACCCAATCAACAATGTGTGACCTACAAAAGGTGTTCCTCCAGACGGTAAGAGTTGATTAAATTGCTACCTAAGTATAACAAGGAAAGCATTGCTAAAAGACAGGTTATAATAACTAACTATTGTGTGTTagttttaaacttaaatattttaatgtccTGATTTTTTCTCTTGAATACATTTTGCCTTCACTGTTTATTTTGCTTGTATTGACACATTTCAGCCCGTGTGCCGGTCGCAATATTATTAAACGACCCATCGCGGACAGAGGCTCTTTGCCAGTCCTGGTCAGCCGGAGGAGGGTGAGACCAAAAGAGGATCCGTGTGACCGTGTGTACATGCGCTCCAGTACGTGTTTACCTGACGGCTACAGGACGTTCCCGGTCTGGGTCTACTGCGATTACAGTCGCTTCAAGCTGATTAACTTGGAGTTACCGCAGTGTTGTTCATGCAAACGGTACCAAGAGTGCATACCACAAATTTAGGTTCTTCTCTTGGTATCCAGTGTATGAGAAACAGCAATAAAAAGATCTTTAGAAAATctaaactgtttttgtttttcgtcTACAGTTgtctaaaatatttataaaaatcagtATATGGTTTAGAACACTAAATGATCTTATTAcctgaaataaaagataccataGAATCTGTatcatttgtttcatatttggatattttactggagaTGGActttgatggtaacctaacaacaaaactttatgataaacgcgatgacttcaattgtTCTAttgtcaactttccttacttatgtagcaatatacatTATCCTcatgcatatggtgtttttgtctctcagttaattcgatacacaagggcatgctcttcgtatgaacagtttctatagcgaggcaagctactggcaaacaagttgataaaacaggactatcaacagtctcctTTGTAGTCATCTTTTCGtgagttctatggtcgatacaaccaCCTAGTCAGCAAACACAATCTACCGCTGGGTTGCATGCTGAAAGGCGTTTTTCATagtaattgttagaccataattaatcacctaattgtctacagACTTTTCCGGGGATATTTTTCGATTTAATAAAGGCACATGGCGGGTGGGACCGGTCAGCaaaggatgctcactcctcctaggcacctgatcctagcTCTTTCGATTTTAGAGGtggtgttgctctgctttgaattttttgttttatggattttttagatggttgacggtttgttattgtcatttttcatacaCCCTGCTTCCAGTAGACTCTTAAAGAATGTTACCTTtatgtttgattttgaattgatcATTCCGTTTCCGATTCTTTGGAGAAATTCGAGATCTGATTTCTCTATTTTGTGAAATTAACTAATTTAAAAGTCATTATGCCTGGGTTCTTGAAGGAATGAAAAAGAAAGTCGCAGTATTATTGAAAATCTAATCAAGCAAATGGAATTGACACGCATACAATTTTCGCTCATTTAACGTAATTAAGATAATACTGtcagaatatttttattaatcgacaaagcatttaatttattataagcAACATAAATAGATGAGATcacttatttgaaaaaaaaatcaacaaaagcaTGGCAGTATTCAGCTACGTGGTTTCATCTTTCTTCACTTTCCTTTGCCGTACTTTTCCTGATGTCACATTCTTCTTTTTCGTACCCAAAGAGTCGTCTCCCTTTTTGTACTCTTTATCTGGTGTATCTTTGTTAAAGGGCAAACTATAAATCTGACTCGCCTGTAATTACATTGAGAGAATAAGACATTCAGTCCTGCTAGGTAACTTAAGTCGGAAGTAGGTCTATAGCGAAATCATGATGTTTAACTTAAACTtagtatatacatttttttttaatgactaTATGTATAGATTGATATTTAAAAGGCCCAAAGTATTCTTTCAGCTTGTATTCAGTgtttaaactctctctctctctctctctctctctctctctctctctctctctctctctctctctctctctctctcctgttaTCCTACCTTAAGCCCCACAAATATCCCTACGAACGGCCCTGCCCAGTACACCAGTAGATGGGACAGTATTGGGGTGTCTCCACAGCCGATGGTTCGCCCCGTGACCATAGCTGGGTGTATGTACATCCCTGTCATCCTCACGCCTAGAAATAAAACACAGAAAGAAAACCATAGCGAGACAGCAGAGACAATTACAGTTAAGATGCATTGTGTGTcttagaaaaaaagttaaagtgTATGCATTTAAAGAAAGTAAGATGGACGGGAGGaagtaacgaaatgcacaatcACACATGATACCGGtattttaagggggggggggggggtaagacaTTTTGAAACGATGATTTTTATTGTCTCTTACCGATACAAACCACGAGAGCTGTATTGGTAAATTTCAAAGCAATGTCCAGTGCTCTATTTTTAGAGAGTGTCTGTTGGTTCATCCAGAAGTCATAGGCTACCCCAGTCCCTTCCAGGAAAAACCCCGCTATGGCGGCAATTCTCAAATCTGAGTTACAGTTCGCTTTTTGGCCAAGTTTGTCTGCAAACGACGGGTGAAAATCTAGGCCTAAAATGAAGTGTCCAAGTTCCCAGGCGCAAAACCCGGCAACGATTTGGGCCGACACCTTGACAACGAACTTCCATGTGGGAATTTGACCTCGAAGATATTTGGCCCATACAGTCAAGGGCGTCCCGTCTCCAAGGTTAAAGATTAGAACACTGGCTGTGTTGAGGGGCACCATGCAGAGGATGTAACCAAGGTGACCATGCGCGTTCCTAACGACGCCATGGCCAAAACAATAGGTACAGAAAGCTAACGTCTTGAAGAAATCCAGGACGTATTCTTGTATGAATCCGGGAAGAAATGTTTTTGACAACTGGTATAGGACGTAACAGAGGAGCAAGACCAGTAGGTAAATCAGGACTGCTGACGTCACAGACGAGAAGTGGGTCATCGGGGGATCGAACCCGACCGACATTGACCAAAGCTCTCTCCATGTCGTAAAAGCCccctaaaaaaaagataaaatattgaataatattgtaAACATCTTGTTATAACTTCATAATAATGTATAATacgttaatattaaaaaaaactgaaatattgATCTCGTGGGATGAACTGCATGTACaagtattattttcaagaaataacAAGGACAAACGTGAAGGACCaaagttcttttaaaaatagGCTACCTTGGACTTCAGacatttaatgtaaatatgattGTTTATTCAAAACAGACTACTCATGAGAAAATTGCAAGGGGTGAAAACGAGAACTCATAGTCTAATTCAaatcattgaaagaaaaaaaatactattttaaccctgttttatttttgttccaTTCTCACTCAACCCAAATAGTATATCTgcctttaatttcaaattcagcagagagagagagagagagagagagagagagagagagagagagagagagagagagagagagagagagagagagatattcaaatttaaagctaaaatatttggattttctctttactaataaatattttatgggccaaaaatatcaattttaaaattttaaggcaGATCTGACGAGTAACTTGTTGGCCATCTAGCCTCCTTTAGAAATAGCTTACAATTGGCCATGAGCTGTAAACCACCGTGTCAAGTGTACCTCTTCAATTTGAAAAGTCATATCAGGTGCAGATCCACATATATTTCCCATTGGTTATTGTTAAGTTTAACTGTGGATCAATGATATTTATGAATTGAGATGTTTAATTTCCAAGGGCGGGGATGGGGCTGTCCCCCTTCCCCCACCCCTAACCTCAACCTGTGGCCCGCACATGATCgtaagagagaaagaaaggtAACTCTATTCATCTTAAATTACATTAAGATAGATGTCtctaaattttataatgaatCAAAAAGCATTTCTggactaatttaaaaaatcccTTTTTGGTGTTTAATTAGCAGCGCCTTTGGTTTGAAATTTTCACACAGAGACAGACAATTTTGTTATATCCCTAACAGATCCTATCAAATTACTAGcacggttttttttattctatgcATACATGTGCATGTTCGTGCATATTTGACTCGTCCAAAATTTTTAACAGTCTTTACCTATCTTTGTTGTGAGAGACTACTCGACGTTTATAACAATATgttgtttaaaagtttttagaaaCTCCACAAAACGTTATTCATTTTTGACACTGAAAATGATGCGTATCAACTAAAGATAAAAGATGAGTTGGAAAAtaggatttgttttttcttcaaaatttgataCCGGTacaagaacccccccccccccctttaaaaaaatcaaaactaaaatatcCTTCTTTTTCCAACCCCAACCCCCAGAAAAAAAAGTATGGATCCGCACATGCATGATGTTATCGTTGAATTGAACTTTTTCTTTCCcgatttgctaaaaaaaaaaaatcaattctaatTCACGATTGCACAGTCATGTGTGTTTACTTAATTTAATCTTAAAGATTAAATAAATCTAGAGTCGGTGCGTGACCGCATGcatgcaaatatttaaaaacttatcTGATATTTAACTGTGTAAAATGTACACGTGTGTACTGTATACTTTTAATCACTACTTAATATTCCAGTAAGCCTCAACACACCAACCTGGTCAAACGAACAAAGCAACTAATGAATTTCACTCCGGAATTTAACTGCTGATGGGTATATCTTTCAAATGAATTgaatttacaagtttacagacAAAATGCAAACAGTTCAGTATGTATATATGCAGTGATAATTATAAGAGTAAGACCTCACCATGCCGCGGCCTGATGTCCTAGTTTTCTTTATCAGTTTACCTAGATGTCGACACCTTTTTCTTCTTGGGTTCGTCGTGTCTGTCAGTGACTGTTATATAAAGTTATCCATGACGAGACATTTTGAATGACATAACATGTGAGGACGGTTTTTTGGGAGGTTCTGCTCCCGGCCCATAttagccaccccccccccctccccctccaacaacaacaaaaaagctCGCAACTTCTCGGACCTTTCCCACAGGTGTCCAGAAAGCCCCGAAAAGATGCGAATAAATAACACCCCTCCCACTCCCACCCACccgcacagagagagagagagagagattttaaatctaaggagagagagagagagagatagaggagagagagagagaattaaattcacatttgacatgaatatatgtacattgtactacTAGTTCATAGATTTGTgggttttgttaaaatatatttacctcaCATTTTAACGGACATCCTTTGGAGGTTTGTGGGAACGAGGGGGCGGGGCAAGATGATGCAGTAGAACAACCAATAGATAGAACTAGTAGTCCAGGCCTATACCGTAATCATATTCAATACTTTGACGACCATTtctcattttcaaaatatgtcaTAGCAAACCTTTGTTATAATATTAAAGCACGAAATGGTTCTGCAACCTATGATATGCATCCTCTAAAATCTATTTAAACAGTGTCGTAGTAAAAAGATGGGTCGTGGGTATGTGTGtgtggttggggggggggggggggatgttactccccttttatttcaagttcgtTTTCCATATGTCAATACATAAACATGAAGGCCTTCTGTCCCACCAACTTTCTGTTTAAGCCACATCCTGGGGGTCCCCTTCCAAATTTGATAAACAATTCTGCGTgtctgcatatacatgtaaaacaggAGACGGTACTTTAATCCATCTTTTTATTGGttcaatatattcaatattcatCCAACATATGTAATACCACAGTACCAGCAGTCATCACCAAGAGAACAAACATAATATGTCAAAtgataaataatacattttgatTTGTGGATAGTTTTGATTAGCCAGCTGTTGTATAATGGGTTCCTTGTATTATGTCCCATGCTATAACTTGAGACTGTGCATTGCATGCTTTGATAAATCTGTGACATCTTTATATAAACGTGAAACCAGGTGATCAATACAGCAAGCTGATGAGCTTTCCATTTATAGTAAAATTATGGTGAAGTGAAgagttaaaataaaatgcataacgatgtataaatttgaaaataattctgGTAACTATTCAAATACACCTTTCAAAGGTCTTGCATttgtaacatttaaaatgtttatttttcaaaactaaCTTTTGTCAAACTGAAGCCTCACTCTTCAAATAAGCATATTTTGGTACTTTTACTATCCCTACCCCTTGATGTCAATGAATAATCTCTCTAGCTGAGCACCTTACactccccccacccccccccccccctttataatgaatgattcaaGTTATCGATGATACAGAAACACAATATTCATAAACTCGAGAATCCTCATTTCCAAACATATGGATACCGGTGaatctaaataaatatatgtgtgTGACAAACTCTGATTTGATGCAGGCGGGGTCTAATCTTGATAAACTGTCCTTTCATTGGCTAATAggtataaatacattgaaaacaaTGACACTTGTTGACTTCATTCAGGgctgtatgttttatttaaaataatgtaaattcctCATAAATTGCGTGGAATTTATATCCGcctaaaatcgcgagaagcaccctTCTCGGATTTTTAAATCTCCCCATTATTTTCTGATTGTCAGGAACTATAATAAAGTTGGATATATGTTCCACATTTGCGATTTAATAATCTCCctatttgatacaaaacattGGAATTGTGGAATTAAGAACttgcgtaatataaggaatttacagtagcaTCAATTTCACACAACAGAGCAGTtggggtaaaaaaaattctgagtTTGGATTTTTGTGAATATTAATGAGCTTCTCTAAGTAAATTAGGAGAAACGAGGTCAGTATTTGAGAGCTTGTTTTGATGAGTAAAGTAGATGGTAACATCTCACGAAAGTCCAATCTTTCGTTAAAATCTGTTAAGGAATTTGTTTTATAGATTAAGAATAAGTTCCCAAGGACAACAATACTATAtatgtgtattaaaaaaaaatagatggaACAGccttaaatgattttatgctatatacattgaaatacataaataatGAGAAACTACGAGTAGTTTCCCAAActactgttttaaaattctacGTAACCAAGATTTTCTGTGTATGATGGTGACAGAAGATGAAGGCTCTCGCCAAACTGAATGCTAATTAAGTTTTCAACCAAAAAATCAGACAGACAAAGTtacacatatataacaaaaaataaagatcaatATATTGGTACCTTCACTCAAAACAAATCTGAATACTGTAAATTCTTGATTAAATGCTGTGGAATTCATAAATCGCGAGAAACATTGCAAGAAACACCTCTCACAGATTTTAATATCTCACTTTTAATATAATGGCAGATGTGGACTATATGAAGTCATAACAAAAGTTTGATGCTCGTGTTTTTTATATTCTCAAGATATGATTCAAAATGGTagaatcgcagaattaagtactcgtgtaaaataaggaatctacagtatggaaaattatttcaGTATTAATTaaggtaaaaacaaaaaaaagtctTTAATTCTTGTGCAAAAAATTTCCTGAACAAGAATAATGCAGCATGCAGGGTTTCCATTACGAATGTCATTTTTCCTATTTGTCCGAAAAATTGAAAAGGTTCTGgtgggaaaattaaaaaaaaaatacaaagttattcccctttgtaACATTGCATTGTAACTTAAGCAGTAGTGCCTGAAAAAATAACCCCAAATGAATATTTTGGCCTTGCCACAAATACATTACAAACTGGTACAACACTTGTGAACAATATAGgtgtgttaaaaaaataagcaCATCATCATAATGTGAGATCAATTGATTGATATCAAAATGCAAAacatagaaatgaaaaaaaaaacatttcaacatGGTGCCCttggcaaaatatttcaaagtgttGGTCCAATACAATCTGGAATTTAATGAAGTAAAATGAGCAATTGAAATTATCTTCAAAAAattggaattacatgtaacatagtCATAATAAAAccataaatgaaaaattgatttcattaatCACAAAATAAGATGTTAATTAAACATCTCATTAAACAAGATGAAAGGACACTTAATGTccttaatgattaaaattgtaattttttttaaagtcatatcagacaagaaaaaataacattaaaattttatgaaattaaaatgggagcaccAGGAAATTTACCGGCATTATTTTTGGCCTTTATGGAGTAGGTTTCCTTTCTAAATACAGCATTTTGAACACAAACAGAGAAGCACCAGGATAATTTTCGTTCTCTAATAATGCTTCTTCTTCCTACTCCTGTTGCGCACTTCCCCTGAATGATGGCCATTTTGTTCAGTCTTTTTGACAATGCTGTCTCCATGGTCACCATTTTGGGTTGTTTTGATTGGCTGCTGGGATTTTGTTGTCGTTGAGATCGGCAGATGGAACATTTGTCCCAGCTGAAAGTAAAATTTGAATGCTGGTAAAAAGGGGCAATTTAAACAGCCGAAAATTCTCACAAATAATGTGTTTCCTAATTTTGATGcactataaaataaaaaaaattctatttctaTAACACTGTGcagtaaaacatgcttatagCAAAGTACCAAGAAAAGGTGATTTTCATTCCTAATAAATGTATTTGGTTCTACCTGATCATAAAAGTCCTATCACATGTAATTAACTTTTAGGGTTATGAAATTGACTTCACTGTAAGAATATATTCATTGTAAGCAAGTTCTCTGTAACCAAGTCTTACTGTAGTTTGTATGGGGAGAATACTGACCTTTAGACCAATGTATATTCCAATGAACGGGCCTCCCCAGTAGACTAGGATGTGTGACAAGATGGGGGTGGGTCCGCAGCCGAATGTGTGACCCGTCGCCATGGCAGGGTGCAGGTACATTCCAGTCAGGTGTAAACCTGATGGAGGAAGTTAACGCTGATAAATCATTCAAATGGATACAATTTCTTTaggacaaaataaaattattgttcgGTTGGAATTGCCGCCCACCTCACTGAAATACCCCCgctgataaaattttatcagcaaaaaaaaaaaaattccctgcCTTCCTCCTGGGTCTAGAAACTTCCAGGcagcaattccaaacaaacaaatgGCATTAGTGATACCACATTTCCATTCTTAAGTAAGGAACACTTAGGAACACTaagaaaattgtataatttgatgTGTGAGTTATCAAAAATTTGCTTCAATGactaaaaatttttttttaaaaggtaaggACAAGGTCATTGAAAGCATGAAGGGGAATATAGTAAATCAAGGGAAAAAAATGCTTTTACCTAAACATACAATAATGGCACAGTTAAGGATCTTTAAGGCAAGGTCTAACGGCATATAACGAGAAAGCGTCTGCTGATCTAACCAGAAGTCGTAGGTAACGGCAACCGTCTCTAAGGCAAAACCTGTAACCGTGGCAACATTCAAGTCAGTGGAACAGTTGACCTGACTCTCAACTTTCTCCACAAAGGAAGGATGAAAGTCCAGTCGAAAAATCAAATGGCCGAGCTCCCAAGAACACAGACCAGCCATGATTTGAGCAGTCACTTTTGCCAGAAATTTCCAAGCAGGGATCTGTTTCTGGAGGTATTTTAACCACACCATGAGTGGGGTTCCATCACCGAGGTTGAAAATGAAGACACTGGCGGTGTTTAAAGGCACAACACAGAGGATGTAGGCAAGGTGGCCGTGAGCGTTTCGTATGACTCCATGACCGAAACAGTAGGTACAGAAAGCCATGGTTTTGAAGAAATCTAGGACATATTCCTGCAGGAATCTGGGTAGGAGTATCCGTGACAACTGGTAGAAGACGTAACAGAACAGCAAGGCCAGTAGGTAGACTAGGATGGCTGATGTTACTGAGGAGAAGTGTGTCACCGGGGGGTCGAATCCAACAGCCATTACCCACAATTCCCTCCAAGTCATCAGATAGCCCTGAAAAATacaagattttgtttttttggaaGCTAAAATTATAATTGGGTGTCTGgaacagttttatttcaatgatgAGTCACTTGTACATGGAGGTGTGATTGACATCAGTGTGAAATGGATTAAAAATCATTATGGAATCTGTGTcagtaaattacatgtattgtctACTCGTTATTTTATGCAAGTACTTCTTTCCACGATTCTGATAGCAAGAATTTATTATCTTGAGTGGCAAACTTAAATTTCAAAGTGATGAAAGCAAGATTTGATAATCTGTAACGGATTCTTTCTTCGTTTTATTGAGGATGTTTATTCCTAGCATTTACTTGTAAATAGAAATTTACAATACAGTactgtatttcatttaaaaaatgatcaagTTAAAACAATGGGATTAGTGATTTTGAAccataattataaatacaaacTTTTACTTTGTGAATTGAACAATCAAATAtaccaaatatacatgtattttaaaagatttaatagATATTTAAGCTTCAAGATTTATATActtatttcagttttgaattacatgtatctttgttACCCACTTGCCATTTCATGAATGTAAATCtgattcaaatacatgtacataattatatttttcacattGAGTTGATGATCATCAACTCAGGAATATATCTGCCTATATAAAGACAAAGTTTATCTTTTTCACATCTGGTACAAGTTCATTCAAATTTAATCCTTTTCATTGATTTACGTTATTTAAGCTTCACAATACActcaatataatgattttcagCTGCTTCTAAATACTTAATTGAATTTACAGAATTAGAGTTATTTTCAGTGCACGTGGTGCACCTAATTCAATGGGCTAACACTGCTACACAGAACAATTAATCTACACATGAAAATGGCCAAGACAATTAAGATCCTCAcgtacactttttaaaaaatctttcgCAACCGAACACCCAGACATAATGCTGTGGAAATcagtttgattaaaatcagtCTGCATGCAGTAAACATGCAAACACAGAAATGGTTGAGTTAATTACCAACtttcagttttgttttaaaagattcaTTAAAGTATGTTTAAGAGCCATTTGATCTGAAATCACAACACAGACAGGTATAGTTCTATTTCATTCTAAAGAGAATTTTGACCTACATATTCAACTGATTCAATTACTTGCACATAaccaagtaaaaaaaaagtcaaaccTCTACAAACATACACTGATAATATCTTGTCAAAATTCATATATGTATACAAGATAATTCTCTCTCTttccctttctctctctccccctctctgagctctctctctctctgtctctctctctctgagctctctccctctctctctgagctctctccccctctctctgagctctctctctctgagctcttcctttctctctctctctctctctctctctctgagctcgctctctctctctctctctctctctctctctctctctctctctgagacaaTCCTACCTCCAACATATTAGAACCAACTGGGGTTATTATATGGTAGCAGTAAAAATTAACTGACCATCTGATCACAGTTAATTGTTATAGTCTGGGAGCTGTAGTCTCATGGTCCGTGAACTACTGAACTTTAAACCACTGCAGTACTAACTTTAAAAGGACTGATTAATACTTGCATTCAATCATAATCTACTTTGCAAAGGTCCACGTACATGTCTGCTTGTCTGACAAAATAAGAATTGTCTAAATGACAGTTCTACACGTAATCTGTGTTTGTACTGTAATTTTTTATAGAAGGTTATTCATACTATTATGtat
This genomic interval carries:
- the LOC128163090 gene encoding uncharacterized protein LOC128163090 — its product is MKTPLPFVTLLLVLVFYGQLVSALEEPREATEVDSQTDAADDSRSEEAPVDPERNIAETPEGRIQSSDSYQSSHNPDGSIYGKYNSKECCWERGPRAPRIRVGDRSQSEEIKRKIEYELSKNVAVKQAVSKHAMNCEKSHWSSEGLSDNCPSEYKRATEIRLPGKKCYIVRPNQQCVTYKRCSSRRPCAGRNIIKRPIADRGSLPVLVSRRRVRPKEDPCDRVYMRSSTCLPDGYRTFPVWVYCDYSRFKLINLELPQCCSCKRYQECIPQI
- the LOC128163093 gene encoding uncharacterized protein LOC128163093, with the protein product MGYLMTWRELWVMAVGFDPPVTHFSSVTSAILVYLLALLFCYVFYQLSRILLPRFLQEYVLDFFKTMAFCTYCFGHGVIRNAHGHLAYILCVVPLNTASVFIFNLGDGTPLMVWLKYLQKQIPAWKFLAKVTAQIMAGLCSWELGHLIFRLDFHPSFVEKVESQVNCSTDLNVATVTGFALETVAVTYDFWLDQQTLSRYMPLDLALKILNCAIIVCLGLHLTGMYLHPAMATGHTFGCGPTPILSHILVYWGGPFIGIYIGLKLGQMFHLPISTTTKSQQPIKTTQNGDHGDSIVKKTEQNGHHSGEVRNRNTTNPRRKRCRHLGKLIKKTRTSGRGMGAFTTWRELWSMSVGFDPPMTHFSSVTSAVLIYLLVLLLCYVLYQLSKTFLPGFIQEYVLDFFKTLAFCTYCFGHGVVRNAHGHLGYILCMVPLNTASVLIFNLGDGTPLTVWAKYLRGQIPTWKFVVKVSAQIVAGFCAWELGHFILGLDFHPSFADKLGQKANCNSDLRIAAIAGFFLEGTGVAYDFWMNQQTLSKNRALDIALKFTNTALVVCIGVRMTGMYIHPAMVTGRTIGCGDTPILSHLLVYWAGPFVGIFVGLKASQIYSLPFNKDTPDKEYKKGDDSLGTKKKNVTSGKVRQRKVKKDETT